A genomic segment from Ovis aries strain OAR_USU_Benz2616 breed Rambouillet chromosome 26, ARS-UI_Ramb_v3.0, whole genome shotgun sequence encodes:
- the LOC114110974 gene encoding LOW QUALITY PROTEIN: E3 ubiquitin-protein ligase ZFP91-like (The sequence of the model RefSeq protein was modified relative to this genomic sequence to represent the inferred CDS: inserted 2 bases in 2 codons), which translates to MPGETEEPRPPELQDQGGGPAAAEPQPQPSEAAAAPPAGPPSSCVLRGGQDRSRAATAATATVSRRRKAEYPHRRRSSPSARPADAPGQPAQAAKPPXPAQGKRSPRLLCIEKVSTEKDPKEEKEEEESPLAQEPPAAAARPSRGWRGSSRTSVSRHRDAENTRSSRSKTGSLQLICKSEPNTDQLDYDAEEHQSPGGISDEEEEEEEEMLISEEEIPFKDDPRDETYKPHLERETPKPRRKSGKVKEEKEKEIKVEVEVEVKEEENEIREDEDPPRKRGRRRKDDKSPRLPKRRKKPPIQYVHCEMEGCGTVLAHPRYLQHHIKYQHLLKKKYVCPHPSCGRLFRLQKQLLRHAKHTDQRDYICEYCARAFKSSHNLAVHRRIHSGEKPLQCEICGFTCRQKASLNWHRKKHDADSYQFSCNICSKKFEKKDSVVAHKAKSHPEVLIAEALAANAGALITSTDILGTSPEALSPPASGQGLPLLPEPLGNPVPGECLLLEAEGVSKAFCGGPERVSLVXDGKLFVGGGGGTGADGVVMNSDILGATAEVLIEDSDSAGP; encoded by the exons ATGCCGGGGGAGACGGAAGAGCCGCGACCCCCGGAGCTGCAGGACCAGGGAGGGGGGCCGGCGGCGGCGGAGCCCCAGCCACAGCCCTCTGAGGCGGCAGCAGCGCCGCCCGCGGGGCCCCCCAGCAGCTGCGTGCTGAGGGGAGGCCAGGACCGGAGCCGTGCCGCCACGGCCGCCACCGCCACCGTGTCCCGTCGGAGGAAGGCCGAGTACCCGCACCGGCGGAGGAGCAGCCCCAGCGCCAGGCCCGCCGACGCCCCGGGGCAGCCGGCCCAGGCCGCGAAGCCGC TCCCGGCCCAGGGCAAGAGGAGCCCGCGCCTGCTATGCATAGAAAAAGTATCAACTGAGAAAGAtcccaaggaagagaaagaggaggaagagtctCCCCTAGCTCAGGAACCTCCCGCGGCAGCAGCTCGGCCTAGCCGGGGCTGGCGCGGCAGCAGCCGCACATCCGTCTCTCGGCATCGCGACGCGGAGAACACCCGCAGCTCTCGGTCCAAAACGGGTTCCCTGCAGCTCATCTGCAAGTCAGAGCCAAACACAGATCAGCTTGATTATGATGCAGAAGAGCATCAGtctccaggtggcattagtgatgaggaagaggaggaggaggaagagatgtTGATCAGTGAAGAAGAAATACCATTCAAAGATGATCCAAGAGATGAGACCTACAAACCCCACTTAGAAAGGGAAACCCCAAAGCCACGGAGAAAATCagggaaggtgaaagaagagaaagagaaggaaataaaagtggAAGTCGAGGTAGAGGTgaaagaagaagagaatgaaatcAGGGAAGACGAGGATCCTCCTAGGAAGAGGGGAAGAAGGCGGAAAGATGACAAAAGCCCACGATTACCCAAAAGGAGAAAGAAGCCCCCCATCCAGTACGTCCACTGTGAGATGGAAGGCTGCGGGACCGTCCTTGCTCACCCTCGCTACCTGCAGCATCACATTAAATACCAGCATTTGCTGAAGAAGAAATATGTATGTCCCCATCCCTCCTGTGGACGACTCTTCAGGCTCCAGAAGCAACTTCTCCGACATGCCAAACATACAGACCAGAGAGATTACATCTGTGAATATTGTGCTCGAGCCTTCAAGAGCTCCCACAACCTGGCGGTGCACCGGAGGATCCACAGCGGCGAGAAGCCGCTCCAATGCGAGATCTGTGGGTTCACGTGCCGGCAGAAGGCGTCCCTTAACTGGCACAGGAAGAAGCACGACGCAGACTCCTACCAGTTCTCCTGCAACATCTGCAGCAAGAAGTTTGAGAAGAAGGACAGCGTGGTGGCGCACAAAGCGAAGAGCCACCCCGAGGTGCTGATCGCCGAGGCCCTGGCCGCCAACGCCGGCGCGCTCATCACCAGCACAGACATCCTGGGCACAAGCCCCGAGGCCCTCAGCCCGCCCGCCAGCGGCCAGGGCCTGCCACTGCTTCCCGAGCCCCTGGGCAACCCCGTCCCCGGAGAGTGCCTGCTGCTGGAAGCCGAGGGCGTGTCCAAGGCCTTCTGTGGCGGGCCTGAGCGGGTGAGCCTGG ACGACGGCAAGCTCTTCGTGGGCGGCGGGGGCGGCACGGGCGCGGATGGGGTGGTCATGAACTCGGACATCCTCGGTGCTACCGCAGAGGTCCTGATCGAAGACTCGGACTCAGCGGGGCCATAG